The following proteins are encoded in a genomic region of bacterium:
- the nifU gene encoding Fe-S cluster assembly protein NifU: MWDYTGKVMDHFRNPRNVGVIENPDGVGEVGSLACGDALKLMFKLGPDGRISDVKFQTFGCASAIASSSALSEMIKGMSLDEAAKVTNQDIADFLGGLPEQKMHCSVMGREALEAAIDNYRLGKTEKKILSGKVVCNCFGVTEEEIVRVIRENGLSTVDQVTNYTKAGGGCGKCKGDIAKLVDKQVHERLEAERKAGAQAAPRKMTVIEKIRLIEQTIDREIRPLLKRDGGDIELIDVEGNRVKVALRGMCAGCQVSSFTLKDVVGVKLKEFVSSDLTVEEVRE; encoded by the coding sequence ATGTGGGACTATACAGGGAAAGTAATGGATCATTTCCGGAATCCCCGGAATGTCGGCGTGATTGAGAATCCGGATGGGGTCGGCGAAGTGGGCTCATTGGCCTGTGGCGATGCCTTGAAGTTGATGTTCAAGCTGGGGCCGGATGGCCGTATTTCCGATGTTAAATTTCAAACCTTCGGGTGTGCCAGTGCGATTGCCTCCTCCTCCGCCCTGTCAGAGATGATCAAGGGCATGTCTCTCGACGAGGCCGCCAAGGTGACCAATCAGGATATTGCCGATTTTCTGGGCGGGCTGCCGGAACAGAAGATGCACTGTTCCGTGATGGGCCGGGAAGCATTGGAAGCCGCCATTGATAACTACCGGCTGGGAAAGACCGAAAAGAAAATCCTGAGTGGCAAAGTGGTGTGCAACTGCTTCGGGGTCACCGAAGAGGAAATCGTCAGGGTGATCCGGGAAAACGGACTCTCCACCGTGGATCAAGTGACGAACTACACCAAGGCGGGCGGCGGTTGCGGTAAGTGCAAGGGCGATATTGCCAAGCTGGTAGATAAACAGGTTCATGAGCGGTTGGAGGCGGAACGTAAAGCCGGGGCGCAAGCGGCGCCCCGCAAAATGACCGTGATTGAGAAAATACGGTTGATTGAGCAGACCATTGACCGGGAGATACGCCCCTTGTTGAAGCGGGATGGCGGCGATATTGAGTTGATTGATGTTGAAGGGAACCGCGTCAAGGTGGCGCTACGGGGGATGTGTGCCGGGTGTCAGGTATCCTCGTTTACGCTGAAGGATGTGGTGGGGGTCAAACTGAAAGAGTTTGTGTCCAGTGACCTGACGGTGGAAGAGGTACGCGAATGA
- the nifS gene encoding cysteine desulfurase NifS — protein MKNVYLDNNATTAVAPEVIEAMAPYFKDHWGNPSSMHSFGGHVKQAIDEDRQKVAALIHADPSEIIFTSCGTESDNTAIRGGAEAVGNHLNIVTTRVEHPAVLGPCRYLGERGHRVYEINVDSSGQLDLVQLGAALRDGPALVSVMWANNETGVIFPVPEISVMVKAAGGVFHTDAVQAVGKIPIDVRKTPVDMLSLSGHKLHAPKGIGVLYVRKGTRVQPFMLGGHQEDNRRAGTENVPYIVGLGCAAELAQRHMESEATAVSELRDRLESGLLATCPDSRVNGDRVHRLPNTANISFEYIEGESILYMMSDVGIAASSGSACTSGSLEPSHVLRAMGVPFTAVHGSVRFSLSRYTTAEDVDYTVKQLPPIISRLREISPFVKK, from the coding sequence ATGAAGAATGTATACCTTGATAATAACGCGACCACGGCGGTAGCGCCCGAGGTCATCGAGGCGATGGCTCCCTATTTCAAGGACCATTGGGGGAACCCCTCCAGTATGCATTCCTTTGGCGGTCACGTGAAGCAGGCCATTGATGAGGACCGTCAGAAGGTGGCGGCGCTCATTCATGCCGATCCCTCGGAAATTATTTTCACCAGTTGCGGGACCGAGAGTGATAATACCGCCATCCGGGGTGGAGCCGAGGCGGTCGGCAACCACCTGAACATTGTCACCACGCGGGTGGAGCATCCGGCGGTGCTGGGCCCCTGCCGTTATCTGGGGGAGCGCGGGCACCGGGTGTATGAAATCAATGTGGATTCCTCGGGGCAGTTGGACCTGGTCCAACTGGGGGCCGCCCTTCGCGATGGGCCCGCCCTGGTCAGCGTGATGTGGGCGAATAACGAGACGGGTGTGATCTTTCCGGTTCCCGAAATCAGTGTCATGGTGAAAGCCGCAGGCGGGGTATTCCATACCGATGCGGTTCAGGCGGTTGGTAAAATTCCGATTGATGTCAGGAAAACGCCCGTCGATATGCTTTCCCTCTCAGGTCACAAACTCCATGCGCCCAAAGGCATTGGGGTCCTCTATGTGCGAAAAGGGACGCGTGTTCAACCGTTTATGCTGGGGGGGCACCAGGAGGATAACCGGCGCGCAGGGACCGAAAACGTGCCCTACATTGTCGGCCTCGGGTGTGCGGCTGAACTGGCGCAGCGGCATATGGAATCTGAAGCCACGGCAGTGTCGGAACTGCGGGATCGGCTGGAGTCCGGCTTGCTGGCGACGTGTCCTGACTCGCGTGTCAACGGGGATCGCGTTCATCGTTTGCCCAACACGGCCAATATCAGTTTCGAGTATATTGAAGGTGAGTCGATTCTCTACATGATGAGTGATGTGGGCATTGCGGCCTCATCGGGGTCTGCCTGTACGTCCGGGTCCCTCGAACCCTCCCATGTATTGCGGGCGATGGGCGTGCCGTTTACCGCGGTGCATGGTTCCGTCCGGTTCAGTTTGAGCCGCTATACGACGGCCGAGGATGTGGATTATACGGTCAAACAATTGCCGCCCATCATTTCCCGGCTCAGGGAGATTTCGCCGTTTGTGAAAAAATAA
- a CDS encoding PilT/PilU family type 4a pilus ATPase, which produces MQQLEDLLKEMVERKASDLLLTVGTPPQLRINGLLTPTTAEVLDAGLLERLAYKLLGEERFEVLRLKRSLDMSKGYDELSRFRFNFYYQRDSIAMAIRVIPFEIPPFEELGLPEVIKEFALQPHGLVLLTGPAGSGKSTTLAAMLDYINANRRLHIVCLEDPIEYLHHHHMSVVDQREIGADARTFPEALHSVFRQSPDVIMVGEMRDLETMQLVLSLAETGHLILGTLHTQDTTHVINRIVDVFPPAQQQQIYSQLSMVLVGVVAQQLLITSDGMRRVMACEVMNVNQAIRSLIREMQVQQLYSVIQTGREEGMVTMNESLKNLYEKGLIDLGTAINRSPRSKELVRMLGLKQ; this is translated from the coding sequence ATGCAACAGCTTGAAGATCTCCTGAAGGAAATGGTCGAACGCAAGGCCTCTGATCTACTTCTTACCGTGGGTACCCCGCCCCAGTTGCGGATCAATGGTCTGCTCACCCCGACGACGGCTGAGGTGTTGGATGCAGGACTCCTAGAACGGCTAGCCTATAAGTTACTCGGGGAAGAACGGTTCGAAGTCTTGCGCCTGAAGCGGAGTTTGGATATGTCCAAGGGCTATGACGAACTTAGCCGGTTCAGGTTCAATTTCTATTATCAGCGCGATTCGATTGCCATGGCCATACGGGTGATCCCCTTTGAGATTCCGCCTTTCGAGGAATTAGGGCTGCCGGAGGTGATCAAGGAGTTCGCCCTTCAACCCCACGGACTCGTGTTGCTCACCGGCCCGGCGGGGAGTGGCAAGTCCACGACCCTGGCGGCCATGCTCGATTATATCAATGCCAACCGGCGGCTGCACATCGTCTGTCTCGAAGATCCCATTGAGTATCTGCACCATCACCACATGAGCGTGGTGGATCAGCGGGAGATCGGGGCGGACGCCCGTACGTTTCCTGAAGCCCTCCACAGTGTATTCCGGCAATCGCCGGATGTGATCATGGTGGGGGAAATGCGCGATCTGGAAACCATGCAGCTTGTGCTAAGTCTGGCTGAGACGGGACACCTCATTCTGGGAACCTTGCATACTCAGGATACAACCCATGTGATCAACCGGATTGTGGATGTGTTTCCTCCCGCCCAGCAGCAGCAGATCTACTCCCAGCTCTCCATGGTCCTGGTCGGGGTGGTGGCTCAACAGCTCCTGATTACATCAGACGGAATGCGCCGGGTGATGGCGTGTGAGGTCATGAATGTCAATCAGGCCATCCGGAGTTTGATCCGGGAGATGCAGGTTCAGCAATTGTATTCGGTCATACAGACCGGCCGGGAGGAGGGGATGGTTACCATGAATGAATCCCTCAAGAATTTGTATGAGAAGGGCCTGATCGACCTTGGAACGGCCATCAACCGTTCCCCGCGGTCAAAAGAATTAGTTCGGATGTTGGGATTGAAACAATAG
- a CDS encoding secretin and TonB N-terminal domain-containing protein: MKTIRNDRWMSVGVSWWLGLGLLLQGGITLGAVETPIPPMIAPSAASDLVTINVDNGPIAQVLNAFSRQTGRSIVIGAEVTGNVTLRLTDKRWQDALDVILKPYGFDYYMVGDTIIICGKDKVPKQAVGTNGVWATAPGATQGPPPEPLVVKAFALKYLDASDLEDLVKSQISPAGRIGKLVSRSQTWQDQQVFQGNLNTTSSESLGRLKRLQEEPGQVRGKMLVVVDTQKIIDRIQSIITLVDKAPSQVLIEARFVEIRADFMRDVGVEWGTGLNGATVPGVKTIGTSGAGSVFAAGAQQISGTVKPAGFQSGSGLSATRPFDGGMSLAFQKLTDLQLEVILHLMEEDSSYKMLSSPRVLTMNNQDAVIIVGQKLPIIKSDSSGGVGTTTISTSLERYEDVGIKLKVMPQVCEDNSINLIVHPSVRELLGYQSGKVGTASGDNAGVSLTEYPVIATREAETHVMIRSGQTVVIGGMLRDKKTTTTIKVPFLGSIPLVGLLFRRDMIVTEKFELMIFLTARVMDPNDQVSVKAPEVSRLIPEEKVAADVKM, from the coding sequence ATGAAGACGATTCGGAATGACCGGTGGATGAGTGTCGGAGTGTCGTGGTGGCTGGGGTTGGGCCTGCTGCTTCAGGGCGGAATCACGCTGGGGGCGGTGGAGACGCCCATCCCTCCGATGATCGCACCCTCAGCGGCGTCCGATCTGGTTACCATTAATGTGGACAATGGCCCCATCGCACAGGTTTTGAATGCCTTTTCCCGCCAGACTGGCCGGAGCATTGTGATCGGCGCGGAAGTGACCGGCAACGTCACATTGCGTTTGACCGATAAACGCTGGCAGGATGCGCTGGATGTCATTTTAAAGCCCTATGGATTTGATTATTACATGGTGGGTGACACCATTATCATCTGTGGGAAAGATAAGGTTCCCAAACAGGCAGTCGGGACCAATGGCGTGTGGGCGACGGCACCCGGAGCAACGCAAGGCCCGCCCCCTGAGCCCTTGGTCGTTAAAGCGTTCGCCCTCAAGTATCTGGATGCTTCCGATCTTGAAGACCTGGTGAAAAGTCAGATTTCGCCTGCCGGGCGGATCGGGAAATTAGTGTCGCGAAGCCAGACGTGGCAGGATCAGCAGGTCTTCCAGGGGAATCTCAATACGACCAGCTCTGAGAGCTTGGGACGCCTGAAACGATTGCAGGAAGAGCCCGGACAGGTCAGAGGGAAGATGCTGGTGGTGGTGGATACCCAGAAGATTATCGATCGGATTCAGTCGATTATCACCCTGGTGGACAAGGCACCCAGCCAGGTATTGATTGAAGCCCGGTTTGTAGAGATCCGTGCAGATTTCATGCGGGATGTGGGGGTGGAGTGGGGGACCGGCCTGAATGGCGCCACCGTGCCCGGGGTCAAGACGATCGGGACGTCAGGGGCGGGAAGCGTCTTTGCCGCTGGAGCCCAGCAGATCAGCGGGACGGTGAAACCGGCGGGATTCCAGTCGGGAAGCGGGTTGTCCGCCACGCGACCGTTTGACGGCGGCATGTCATTGGCGTTCCAGAAATTAACGGACCTTCAGCTTGAGGTGATCCTGCACCTCATGGAGGAGGATTCCTCCTATAAAATGTTGTCCTCCCCGCGGGTCTTAACCATGAATAATCAGGATGCGGTGATTATTGTCGGACAGAAATTGCCGATTATTAAATCTGACTCTTCGGGTGGGGTGGGGACCACCACCATTTCGACCTCACTGGAGCGATATGAGGATGTCGGCATTAAACTGAAGGTGATGCCGCAGGTGTGTGAGGATAACAGCATCAATCTGATTGTGCACCCCTCGGTGCGTGAACTGCTGGGGTATCAATCCGGTAAAGTCGGGACCGCATCGGGTGACAATGCCGGTGTGTCCCTTACCGAGTACCCGGTAATCGCTACGCGTGAGGCCGAGACCCATGTGATGATCCGGAGCGGTCAGACGGTGGTTATCGGTGGAATGCTGCGGGACAAAAAGACCACCACGACCATCAAGGTTCCTTTTCTGGGGAGTATCCCCTTGGTGGGGCTCTTATTCCGGCGTGACATGATTGTCACGGAGAAGTTCGAGTTGATGATTTTCCTGACTGCCCGGGTGATGGATCCGAATGATCAAGTGAGCGTCAAGGCGCCTGAAGTATCCCGTTTGATCCCGGAGGAGAAGGTGGCGGCAGATGTGAAGATGTAG
- a CDS encoding ATPase, T2SS/T4P/T4SS family: MGETQIGKILISKGVITETQLSRAIGAQRDSGKILGEMLVELGYVTQDDIARALSDQLGISYFELDDDFKLEKEEVKLVPENVARRYCIFPVKNQADPTKQSITLVMRDPLDVEAIATVRSLTRLEIHKAVGSEERIRAVIDKFYQVEAYIERDLKDIVDVETEVGTGAVEAGADSDQLRVLANDAPVVKFVNLMLMQAVRDRASDIHFEPGEHSVSVRIRVDGLLREATPPPKALYRAITTRIKILSNMDITERRLPLDGRFKFKVHDRTIDVRVSSLPEAHGEKLVLRILDRQALLVDMKDVGFDDVMLKRFQRILQAPNGIILLTGPTGSGKTTTLYGALNFLKDPSWNIQTVEDPIEYLIPGINQMQCKATIGLDFANALRSILRQDPDIIMIGEIRDAETAQIAMRSALTGHLVLSSLHTNDATSALWRLRDIGIESYLIAATIKLVIGQRLVRLICPACKHEQHPSEEALEYAVRQNPSAASWTFYHGEGCPRCSKTGFRGRSGIFEYLEVTDNIREMITRNAGAVEFRKKAITAGMEPMALNGLSKVKAGLTTIEEVMSVCAGDDEY; the protein is encoded by the coding sequence ATGGGCGAAACTCAAATCGGCAAAATACTTATCTCAAAAGGGGTGATAACGGAGACACAGTTGTCGCGGGCGATTGGCGCGCAACGTGACTCCGGGAAGATTCTCGGGGAGATGCTGGTTGAATTGGGATATGTGACGCAAGACGATATCGCCCGTGCGCTTTCAGATCAACTGGGCATTTCCTATTTCGAGCTGGATGATGACTTTAAATTGGAGAAAGAGGAAGTCAAGCTGGTGCCGGAAAATGTGGCACGCCGCTACTGTATATTTCCGGTCAAGAATCAGGCGGATCCGACCAAGCAATCCATCACGTTGGTGATGCGGGATCCGCTGGATGTGGAGGCGATTGCCACGGTCCGCTCATTGACCCGGTTGGAGATTCACAAAGCTGTTGGTTCAGAGGAACGCATCCGGGCGGTCATTGACAAGTTCTATCAGGTGGAAGCTTACATTGAACGGGACTTGAAAGATATCGTAGACGTGGAAACGGAGGTGGGCACCGGGGCCGTCGAGGCGGGTGCGGATTCGGATCAATTGCGCGTGCTGGCCAATGATGCCCCTGTTGTCAAATTTGTGAATCTGATGCTGATGCAGGCGGTCCGGGACCGGGCGAGTGATATTCATTTTGAGCCCGGAGAACATTCCGTTTCGGTGCGCATCCGGGTGGATGGCCTGCTCCGGGAGGCGACTCCGCCGCCCAAGGCGCTCTACCGGGCCATTACCACCCGTATCAAGATTCTTTCCAATATGGATATCACAGAGCGACGGCTTCCGCTGGACGGCAGGTTTAAATTCAAGGTCCATGACCGAACCATCGATGTCCGGGTCTCGTCCCTGCCTGAGGCTCACGGCGAGAAACTCGTGTTGCGGATCCTTGACCGGCAGGCCTTGTTGGTTGACATGAAGGATGTCGGGTTTGATGACGTGATGCTTAAACGCTTTCAACGCATCTTGCAGGCCCCGAACGGGATCATTTTGCTTACAGGCCCGACGGGAAGCGGTAAGACGACCACGCTCTATGGCGCCCTTAATTTTCTGAAGGACCCATCCTGGAATATCCAGACGGTTGAAGATCCCATTGAATATCTGATCCCGGGGATCAATCAGATGCAGTGCAAGGCAACCATTGGGCTGGATTTTGCCAATGCGCTGCGCTCGATCCTCCGCCAGGATCCCGACATTATTATGATTGGCGAGATCCGTGATGCGGAAACCGCCCAGATCGCCATGCGGTCTGCCCTCACCGGACATCTGGTCCTGAGTTCCCTGCATACGAATGATGCGACTTCCGCCTTATGGCGTTTGCGTGACATCGGGATCGAGTCTTACTTGATTGCCGCGACGATCAAGCTGGTGATCGGCCAGCGCCTGGTCCGTTTGATCTGTCCGGCCTGTAAGCATGAACAGCACCCGTCCGAAGAGGCTTTGGAATATGCCGTCCGGCAGAACCCGTCGGCCGCCTCCTGGACCTTTTATCATGGAGAAGGCTGTCCAAGATGTTCGAAAACAGGATTCAGGGGACGCTCCGGGATATTTGAATACCTGGAGGTGACGGACAATATCCGGGAGATGATCACCCGGAATGCAGGCGCGGTGGAGTTCCGGAAAAAAGCAATTACGGCGGGAATGGAGCCGATGGCCCTGAATGGCCTCTCAAAAGTCAAGGCCGGCCTGACGACCATTGAGGAAGTGATGAGTGTTTGTGCGGGGGATGACGAGTACTGA
- a CDS encoding type II secretion system F family protein — translation MPTYQYTARDVSGKMVAGEISTSTRFEALSQLHARGLVVMEITDHAIQAAVTNHNTMWTSFKRWSLSSITLSEKSVFCRQLSISVGSGVPLREALETIAEDMDNRAYQEVLFRILKRLDDGLPFSQAIVNELKAFDPLFVALIKTAEESGSMTETLDYLAVSLEKNDRLARKIKSVIAYPIFVACFFVIVSMIMTLFVLPRFQSIFSSTGGNLPRLTQIVFMVNGFIISNTVWIFSGFFVLMTVGVMYGRTVVGRCHIDRLMLRLPVVGDIIRKIAVARFCRNLGIMLHGGVPVGTAIEIASEVLGNKSMEKTLRQTRDRIMAGNDIATSLDRQVFPRLVVRMVGVGESSGKLPEVLVKVADVYEDQAEGAIMIAMALIEPIIIVVFGCMILVLVMAVYLPVFTAAGHIR, via the coding sequence ATGCCCACATATCAATATACGGCTAGGGATGTTTCCGGGAAAATGGTGGCAGGGGAAATCTCCACCTCCACCCGGTTTGAAGCGTTGTCGCAATTGCATGCCCGCGGTTTGGTTGTCATGGAAATCACGGATCATGCGATTCAGGCTGCGGTGACTAATCACAATACCATGTGGACGTCTTTCAAACGCTGGTCACTCAGCTCGATTACCTTGTCTGAAAAATCCGTTTTTTGCCGGCAGCTCTCGATTTCGGTTGGATCCGGTGTTCCCTTGAGGGAAGCGCTTGAGACCATTGCCGAAGACATGGACAACCGGGCCTATCAGGAAGTTCTGTTCCGCATTCTCAAGCGGCTGGATGATGGGCTTCCCTTTTCCCAGGCCATTGTGAATGAATTGAAGGCCTTTGATCCCCTTTTTGTCGCATTGATTAAAACGGCGGAAGAATCCGGCAGTATGACTGAAACACTGGATTACCTGGCGGTGAGTCTGGAAAAAAACGATCGTTTGGCCCGGAAAATAAAGTCGGTCATCGCCTATCCTATATTTGTGGCCTGTTTCTTTGTCATTGTCTCAATGATCATGACCTTGTTTGTGTTGCCCCGGTTCCAGTCGATTTTTAGTTCCACGGGCGGGAATCTACCCCGGTTGACTCAAATAGTATTCATGGTTAACGGGTTCATTATTTCGAACACCGTGTGGATCTTCTCAGGGTTCTTCGTGCTGATGACCGTAGGAGTGATGTATGGCCGGACAGTGGTGGGGCGTTGCCACATTGACCGGTTGATGCTGCGCCTGCCGGTGGTGGGTGACATTATCCGCAAGATTGCGGTGGCCCGGTTCTGCCGGAATCTGGGGATCATGTTGCACGGGGGCGTTCCCGTTGGAACCGCGATCGAGATCGCCTCCGAAGTGCTTGGGAACAAGTCCATGGAAAAAACACTGCGTCAGACCCGGGACCGGATTATGGCAGGTAATGATATTGCCACCAGCCTGGACCGGCAGGTATTCCCCCGGCTGGTGGTCCGGATGGTGGGGGTCGGGGAGTCATCCGGCAAGCTTCCCGAAGTGTTGGTCAAGGTGGCGGATGTGTATGAAGATCAGGCGGAGGGGGCGATCATGATTGCCATGGCGTTGATCGAACCCATCATCATTGTCGTATTTGGCTGCATGATTCTGGTGCTGGTGATGGCGGTGTATCTGCCGGTTTTCACGGCCGCGGGTCATATCCGGTGA
- a CDS encoding prepilin-type N-terminal cleavage/methylation domain-containing protein, producing MNINSKAGFTLVELMVVAIIVAILAAVAIPLMMGNKDRAMATEAQAGLGTLRTAMQVYKAEHGGYPVIGAGAQIPGFTGLTVKDGDLDGKYYRSAGYTMTSSSASNYTMQAQGYTNSPPTVTLDQSGTWGGL from the coding sequence ATGAATATCAATAGCAAAGCAGGGTTTACGTTGGTTGAGTTAATGGTGGTGGCCATTATTGTCGCCATTCTGGCCGCAGTGGCCATCCCCTTGATGATGGGGAATAAAGACCGCGCGATGGCTACAGAGGCACAGGCGGGCTTGGGAACGTTGAGGACCGCCATGCAGGTTTACAAGGCCGAGCATGGGGGTTATCCCGTCATTGGCGCGGGCGCTCAAATTCCCGGGTTTACGGGGTTGACGGTAAAAGATGGTGATCTGGATGGCAAATATTACAGGTCAGCTGGATACACCATGACGTCATCCTCCGCCAGTAATTACACCATGCAGGCGCAGGGCTACACAAATAGTCCTCCGACGGTCACATTGGATCAGAGTGGGACCTGGGGCGGTCTTTGA
- a CDS encoding prepilin-type N-terminal cleavage/methylation domain-containing protein — MNTKSGFTLVELMVVAIIVAILMSVAVPLMLGNKKKAMATEGQTGLGVVRSALQVYKVENGHYPDSESGKTMDHVTILMVKSGDLDGTYFKTDGYRLTTVTMSNFNLTATGYTNDAAGGTVTLDSDGHWGGTML, encoded by the coding sequence ATGAATACCAAATCCGGATTCACTTTGGTTGAACTGATGGTCGTGGCCATCATCGTAGCCATTCTGATGTCAGTGGCGGTGCCGTTGATGCTTGGAAATAAGAAAAAAGCCATGGCAACGGAAGGTCAGACGGGGTTGGGAGTCGTTCGCAGTGCGCTTCAAGTTTACAAGGTTGAAAACGGCCATTATCCGGATAGTGAGTCAGGCAAAACAATGGATCATGTGACGATCTTGATGGTGAAATCGGGCGACCTGGATGGCACCTATTTTAAAACAGATGGATATCGGCTGACAACGGTCACGATGAGTAATTTTAATTTGACCGCGACGGGATATACCAATGATGCCGCGGGAGGGACGGTGACACTGGATAGTGATGGCCATTGGGGTGGAACGATGCTTTGA
- a CDS encoding prepilin-type N-terminal cleavage/methylation domain-containing protein, which translates to MQLHHISEGFTLVELSIAIVATAIIMLTAGTMLQSMVRAIQQQSEMANLQGEMRVVAPTLMELAREARSADVTAPTMGTTGVVFTVGTSSIYRANNSWSADAAGPNLVYARGAGTGNRMLLSKGWITAFSVSRSTNSATFKIEMNNTNDSIDFSCVAFFRN; encoded by the coding sequence ATGCAGCTGCATCATATCAGTGAAGGGTTCACTCTGGTGGAATTGAGCATCGCGATTGTGGCGACGGCGATCATTATGTTGACCGCCGGCACGATGCTTCAGTCCATGGTGAGGGCCATACAGCAGCAGTCAGAAATGGCAAATCTGCAGGGCGAGATGCGCGTGGTGGCGCCCACTCTCATGGAACTTGCGCGCGAAGCTCGTAGCGCTGATGTCACGGCCCCGACGATGGGGACAACGGGTGTCGTATTTACCGTGGGAACAAGTTCTATCTATCGCGCCAACAATTCATGGAGCGCTGATGCCGCGGGACCGAACCTGGTGTATGCACGGGGGGCAGGGACCGGCAATAGAATGTTGCTATCGAAAGGGTGGATCACGGCTTTTTCAGTCAGCCGCTCAACCAATTCCGCAACTTTTAAAATTGAAATGAATAACACAAATGACTCGATCGACTTTAGCTGTGTTGCTTTTTTCAGAAATTAG
- a CDS encoding AAA family ATPase has product MYREFYNLREGPFNVTSDPGFLFLSSTHQEALDHLRYGIEQRKGFLAITGEIGAGKTTLCRALVNQLDPKVKVALILNAVLPEIQLLEAIVEEFGITAEKRTKGYLLKKINQFLLEQLSCGNNAVLIIDEAQNMRFSALETVRMLSNLETEKEKLLQIVLVGQPQLKDKLNAPELVQLKQRIAVRFHIRALNEPEVAGYIQHRLAVAGSPGQVVFSPEAIKAIYTHTGGVPRLINILADKALLRGFVMERFALDHVHVQDCIKELDGEHLA; this is encoded by the coding sequence ATGTACCGTGAATTCTATAATCTCAGGGAGGGGCCCTTCAATGTTACCAGTGACCCTGGCTTCCTCTTTCTGAGTTCGACTCATCAGGAAGCCTTAGATCACCTGCGTTACGGGATCGAGCAGCGCAAGGGGTTCCTGGCCATCACCGGGGAGATCGGGGCCGGCAAAACGACCCTTTGTCGTGCTCTGGTGAACCAGCTTGACCCCAAGGTTAAGGTCGCGCTTATACTCAATGCTGTTTTGCCCGAAATTCAACTTCTGGAGGCCATTGTCGAGGAATTCGGGATTACCGCAGAGAAACGCACCAAGGGGTATTTGCTTAAAAAAATCAATCAATTCCTCCTGGAGCAACTTTCCTGCGGGAATAATGCGGTGTTGATTATTGATGAGGCCCAGAATATGCGCTTCTCGGCCCTTGAGACCGTGAGAATGCTCTCCAATCTGGAGACGGAGAAAGAGAAGCTTCTGCAAATTGTCCTGGTCGGCCAGCCGCAATTGAAGGACAAGTTAAACGCACCGGAGCTGGTTCAGCTCAAGCAGCGGATTGCCGTCAGGTTCCATATCCGGGCGTTGAATGAGCCGGAGGTTGCCGGTTATATCCAACATCGGCTTGCGGTGGCCGGCTCCCCGGGTCAAGTCGTATTCAGCCCTGAGGCGATCAAGGCCATTTACACTCATACCGGCGGAGTACCGCGGCTAATCAATATTCTGGCCGATAAGGCTCTTTTGAGGGGGTTTGTGATGGAGCGTTTTGCGTTAGATCACGTTCATGTCCAGGATTG